Proteins encoded together in one uncultured Desulfosarcina sp. window:
- a CDS encoding response regulator: MDAAALPTYRQNLFRKLFGIPVNLSIRYHRYFIASNFMFVFALVGHSAFIPIFWILGAAHVFFYNILCVILDAFCLFLNHRRRHALAFGLWVTEVAFHASLCTLAYGWDSGFQYYILSLTVFVFIAPWKKTINILSLCVLMGIYLALNIHFQTASSSHPLYPFMENSADIINIVVNFVVLGYMAYHYSRASEKAQQALEQSEKELKTTLAASPVGIALVKDRKTQWSNETMRSMLGFAPEDPIDPDILNFFPDIAKVDRIEKMVFKDGQSSTDLPDTYIVRKDGVHLPCQIKIRPMTPKDATQGAIVAVMDISELKAAENEKQELQAKIQRSEKMEAIGTLAGGVAHDLNNILSGVMSYPELLLMDLPQDSSMRQPLETIKKSGEKAAAIVKDLLTLARRGVPTRQVADLNAVVTEYLGSPEHAELARYHPGVRFAAVLDPNLSAVSGAVAQLGKTVMNLVSNAAESISEGGTVTIETRNCVLCSAYTGYELIEAGAYAVLSVSDTGQGMSTKDMERIFEPFFTKKVMGRSGTGLGLAVVWGTAKDNGGYVDVVSQPGQGARFDLYLPTSQELAVHDREDEAVEKFMGNGEHVLVVDDVGEQRLVATGMLKKLGYRTDAVASGEAAIAWMADNQSDLLILDMIMDPGIDGLETYRRILKTHPKQRAVIASGYSETQRVAQALELGAACYLKKPYTLLEMAKTVKKALR, translated from the coding sequence TTGGATGCAGCGGCCCTGCCCACGTATCGCCAAAACCTTTTCAGAAAGTTGTTCGGTATTCCCGTCAACCTGTCTATCCGCTACCATCGCTACTTCATCGCCAGCAATTTCATGTTCGTCTTCGCACTGGTGGGGCACAGTGCTTTTATCCCCATCTTCTGGATCCTGGGCGCCGCTCATGTCTTTTTTTACAATATTCTCTGCGTAATTCTGGATGCCTTTTGCCTGTTTCTGAATCACCGCCGTAGGCATGCCCTGGCCTTCGGCCTGTGGGTGACTGAAGTCGCCTTCCATGCCAGCCTGTGCACCCTGGCCTACGGATGGGACAGCGGCTTTCAATACTACATCTTGAGCCTTACGGTGTTCGTTTTCATCGCACCGTGGAAAAAAACGATCAACATTCTCTCCCTATGCGTATTGATGGGTATCTATCTGGCCCTGAACATCCATTTCCAGACAGCTTCTTCGTCCCATCCCCTCTACCCTTTTATGGAGAACAGTGCCGATATCATCAACATCGTGGTTAACTTCGTCGTTTTGGGATACATGGCCTATCACTATTCCCGCGCCAGCGAAAAAGCCCAGCAGGCTCTGGAACAAAGCGAAAAAGAGCTAAAGACCACTCTTGCGGCATCGCCGGTCGGCATCGCCCTGGTCAAGGATCGAAAGACACAATGGTCCAACGAAACCATGAGATCAATGCTCGGCTTTGCCCCTGAAGACCCCATCGATCCGGATATCCTCAACTTTTTCCCGGATATTGCCAAAGTAGATCGTATCGAGAAGATGGTGTTTAAGGACGGTCAGTCCTCCACCGACCTGCCCGACACCTACATTGTTCGAAAAGACGGCGTTCATCTGCCCTGCCAAATCAAAATCCGGCCGATGACCCCCAAAGACGCCACCCAGGGAGCCATCGTCGCCGTCATGGACATCAGTGAATTGAAAGCCGCCGAAAATGAAAAGCAGGAATTGCAGGCCAAGATCCAGCGGTCGGAAAAAATGGAGGCCATCGGAACCCTTGCCGGAGGTGTAGCCCACGATCTCAACAATATTCTCTCGGGCGTCATGAGCTATCCCGAGCTTTTGCTCATGGATCTTCCCCAGGATAGTTCCATGCGGCAACCCTTGGAAACCATTAAAAAATCCGGAGAAAAGGCCGCCGCCATCGTTAAGGACCTGCTCACCCTGGCCCGCCGCGGGGTGCCGACCCGACAGGTGGCCGACTTGAACGCCGTGGTTACCGAATATCTGGGAAGTCCCGAACATGCCGAACTGGCCCGGTACCATCCCGGCGTCCGCTTCGCCGCCGTCTTGGATCCAAATTTGAGCGCCGTTTCGGGTGCTGTTGCCCAGCTGGGCAAAACAGTAATGAACCTGGTGTCAAACGCCGCCGAATCCATCTCCGAGGGCGGCACGGTAACCATCGAAACCCGCAATTGTGTTCTGTGTTCCGCCTACACCGGCTACGAGTTGATCGAAGCAGGTGCGTATGCCGTCCTTTCTGTTTCGGATACCGGGCAGGGGATGTCCACCAAGGACATGGAACGGATCTTTGAACCGTTCTTCACCAAAAAGGTAATGGGACGCAGTGGAACAGGCCTGGGCCTGGCTGTGGTCTGGGGAACGGCCAAAGACAACGGTGGCTACGTGGATGTAGTCAGTCAACCCGGACAGGGAGCCCGGTTCGACCTCTACTTGCCGACAAGTCAGGAGCTTGCCGTGCATGATCGTGAAGACGAGGCGGTCGAAAAATTCATGGGCAACGGAGAGCATGTCCTGGTAGTGGACGACGTGGGCGAGCAGCGCCTTGTCGCCACCGGTATGCTGAAGAAACTGGGTTACCGGACCGACGCCGTTGCCAGCGGTGAAGCAGCAATTGCCTGGATGGCTGACAACCAGAGCGATTTGCTTATCCTGGACATGATCATGGATCCGGGAATAGACGGGCTGGAAACCTACCGGCGGATTCTAAAAACGCATCCCAAACAGCGGGCCGTCATCGCCAGCGGCTATTCCGAAACCCAGCGGGTTGCCCAGGCCCTGGAATTGGGAGCCGCATGCTACCTGAAAAAACCCTACACCCTTCTTGAAATGGCCAAAACCGTCAAAAAGGCCCTACGCTGA
- a CDS encoding aspartate 1-decarboxylase encodes MISGTRGQICLNGAAARLVQAGDPVAIVSYAGVDKSEAETHER; translated from the coding sequence GTGATTTCCGGAACCCGCGGGCAGATCTGCCTAAACGGCGCCGCGGCCCGTCTGGTTCAGGCCGGCGACCCGGTGGCTATCGTCAGCTATGCCGGTGTCGACAAGTCCGAGGCCGAGACGCATGAACGATGA
- a CDS encoding pectin acetylesterase-family hydrolase, translating to MKNVRSLLPILLSITILLFVSPALAKHKKPRPFFGPGTTAEWTEIDPEEVYPYFTYLGLTPACSNCPGTSSDKFTFFAKTGQQNDLVIFFQGGGACWDSMNCINAPTYSQELSGTSPEQEGIFDTTNFDNPFKKWGFVFIPYCTGDLHWGANDVEYEDSWFQYGGGKHIIQHRGFVNFQVVLKWLKDNARYPGRIFVTGSSAGSYGATMAFAYIKKAFPWSRVYLLGDAGNGVTSDQFNTEGILNWNVQMPKWIFPDGYQPDTTIAEIYTTLAWWHPFSRLAQYTTAWDGTQVFFYNVMDNIKTPASWQVVDPDTGEIYESTIPVWLYWHQQMIDFAYDTADYTYNYRYYIAAGTDHTILRTPKFYTEEVDGVPFADWVAAMVESPFYGRHGRHYRHGWDSRLWRNVECEDCGDLDILLQTADQ from the coding sequence ATGAAAAACGTCCGAAGCTTACTGCCGATACTCCTCTCGATCACCATCTTGCTTTTCGTCTCACCGGCATTGGCCAAACACAAGAAGCCTCGACCCTTTTTTGGCCCGGGCACGACGGCTGAGTGGACGGAAATCGATCCTGAGGAAGTGTATCCGTATTTCACCTACCTTGGCCTGACACCAGCCTGTTCCAACTGCCCCGGAACCTCGTCGGATAAATTCACATTCTTTGCCAAAACCGGCCAACAAAACGACCTGGTAATTTTTTTCCAAGGGGGTGGTGCCTGCTGGGACTCCATGAACTGTATTAATGCACCCACCTATAGCCAGGAGCTTTCCGGAACCAGCCCCGAGCAAGAGGGCATCTTCGACACCACAAACTTCGATAATCCCTTTAAAAAATGGGGATTTGTCTTCATTCCCTACTGCACCGGCGACCTTCACTGGGGAGCCAACGATGTGGAATATGAAGATTCTTGGTTCCAATATGGTGGAGGGAAGCATATCATTCAGCACCGCGGATTCGTCAATTTCCAGGTGGTTCTCAAGTGGCTCAAGGACAACGCCCGCTACCCCGGACGCATTTTCGTCACCGGTTCCAGCGCCGGCAGCTACGGCGCCACCATGGCCTTTGCTTACATCAAAAAGGCTTTTCCCTGGTCGCGGGTTTATCTACTGGGCGATGCGGGCAACGGCGTGACGTCTGACCAGTTCAACACCGAAGGGATCCTGAACTGGAACGTCCAGATGCCCAAGTGGATTTTTCCTGATGGATACCAGCCGGATACCACCATCGCCGAAATTTACACCACCCTGGCCTGGTGGCACCCTTTCAGCCGACTGGCTCAGTACACCACGGCCTGGGACGGCACCCAGGTGTTTTTCTACAACGTGATGGACAACATTAAAACCCCTGCCTCGTGGCAGGTTGTAGACCCGGATACTGGAGAAATTTATGAATCTACCATTCCCGTCTGGCTCTACTGGCATCAGCAGATGATCGACTTCGCCTATGACACGGCCGATTATACTTATAACTATCGGTATTACATTGCAGCGGGAACGGACCACACTATTCTACGAACACCAAAGTTCTACACGGAAGAGGTCGATGGCGTTCCTTTCGCCGATTGGGTTGCAGCTATGGTGGAAAGCCCCTTTTATGGCAGGCATGGTAGGCATTACAGGCACGGCTGGGACAGCCGCCTCTGGCGCAACGTAGAATGCGAAGATTGCGGCGATTTGGATATACTCCTGCAAACCGCAGACCAATAG
- a CDS encoding sulfite exporter TauE/SafE family protein, with protein MAIGSTQIIALLTTGAGVGFASGLLGVGGCFIMVPVQFWALTSIGVDPTIAIRIAFGTNLAVVFPTAISGAIGHNRKKAVLWKVGIVLGLSGLVGAFIGGIFAARLPGSLLKIGFGLAILAGAIRMLTAKPPRMEKELVENNLIYILWGLPLGIVSGIIGIGGGVLMIPVMVLALRFKMHQAVGTSTALMIFASAGGILSYLFNGINVAGLPPYSIGYVNFLQWILLAGTSVPLAQVGARAAHKLPAKQLKYIFIVVMIYMGLKMIGVFSWLNLPI; from the coding sequence ATGGCAATAGGATCGACTCAAATTATAGCTCTCTTGACAACAGGTGCAGGTGTTGGTTTCGCTTCCGGATTATTGGGCGTCGGCGGATGCTTTATTATGGTGCCCGTTCAGTTTTGGGCGCTTACATCGATTGGCGTTGACCCCACTATCGCGATCAGAATCGCTTTTGGAACAAACCTCGCGGTCGTCTTCCCCACGGCGATTAGCGGAGCCATCGGACACAACCGGAAAAAGGCGGTTTTGTGGAAAGTCGGCATTGTCCTTGGTTTATCCGGGCTGGTAGGCGCCTTCATAGGAGGAATTTTTGCTGCACGCCTCCCAGGCAGCCTTCTTAAGATCGGATTCGGTTTGGCCATTTTGGCTGGCGCTATCCGGATGTTGACGGCAAAGCCTCCCAGGATGGAAAAAGAACTCGTAGAGAATAACTTGATATACATCCTATGGGGGCTTCCGCTGGGAATCGTATCGGGTATCATCGGCATCGGTGGTGGCGTTTTAATGATACCCGTTATGGTGCTTGCCTTGAGGTTTAAAATGCACCAGGCCGTCGGAACGTCAACCGCGTTGATGATATTTGCATCGGCGGGCGGTATTCTGTCTTATCTTTTCAATGGGATAAATGTTGCTGGGTTGCCGCCGTATTCCATTGGCTATGTAAACTTTTTACAGTGGATTTTATTGGCCGGAACAAGCGTTCCCCTGGCACAAGTAGGCGCCAGAGCGGCCCACAAACTGCCGGCTAAACAGCTGAAGTATATTTTCATAGTGGTAATGATTTACATGGGGTTAAAAATGATCGGCGTTTTTTCCTGGTTGAATCTTCCGATATAA
- a CDS encoding ABC transporter permease, which yields MSNTVQSTAMTGSRPRRQRGRDPFLWLAVASSAVIVAFILVPLVEMMTQPTLASLKETLMDRDVFRSIRLSIVTSGSAALIALVFGTPLAYLLARRSFPGKKILESVIDLPIMIPHPVVGIALLSIAGRNHPIGRMMQAVGIEVMGTVTGLITVLTFVGLPFYINTVKAGFEEISPRLEHVSRSLGASAGATFFRVTLPLAWRHMVVGAIMCTARAVSEFGAVVIVAYHPMVAPVMIYERFTAYGLKYSQPVAVWLILVCLVLFLMLRIFSLKSKAAS from the coding sequence GTGAGTAATACGGTTCAAAGCACAGCCATGACTGGAAGCCGGCCCCGTCGCCAACGGGGCCGGGACCCGTTTTTATGGCTGGCAGTGGCCAGCAGCGCCGTCATCGTGGCCTTCATCCTGGTTCCCCTGGTGGAGATGATGACGCAGCCCACCCTGGCCTCCCTTAAAGAAACCCTGATGGACCGGGATGTCTTCCGGTCCATCAGGCTCAGCATCGTCACATCCGGTTCGGCGGCCCTCATCGCCCTGGTGTTCGGCACGCCATTGGCCTACCTGCTGGCCCGTCGCAGTTTTCCAGGTAAGAAGATCCTGGAAAGCGTGATCGACCTGCCCATCATGATTCCCCACCCGGTGGTGGGCATCGCCCTTTTAAGCATCGCCGGCCGGAACCATCCCATCGGGCGGATGATGCAGGCGGTGGGCATCGAGGTCATGGGTACGGTTACCGGACTGATTACCGTTTTGACCTTTGTGGGATTGCCCTTTTACATCAACACGGTAAAAGCAGGGTTCGAGGAGATCTCGCCGCGGCTGGAGCATGTCTCCCGCAGCCTGGGCGCCTCGGCCGGTGCAACTTTCTTTCGGGTTACGCTTCCTCTGGCATGGCGGCACATGGTTGTCGGGGCCATCATGTGTACGGCCCGAGCGGTCAGCGAGTTCGGTGCCGTTGTGATCGTGGCCTACCATCCCATGGTGGCGCCGGTGATGATCTACGAACGCTTTACTGCTTACGGCCTCAAGTACTCCCAGCCAGTGGCCGTGTGGTTGATCCTGGTCTGCCTGGTTCTTTTTCTGATGCTGAGAATTTTTTCGTTGAAATCCAAGGCGGCGTCATGA
- a CDS encoding DNA methylase, giving the protein MIEKKFDIPFTADLALREKQIQQNYRPVIAVHKWFARRPGTLFRSLLLSEFSDEPLCEAYYKSNRFPGLSIADPFMGGGIPILEANRIGCDVTGFDINPMSWWIVKQEIEHLNLPNYKKAAADLRRALETDIGYLYRTRCEFCGSNDAHVKYYLWVKVETCKKCGKEIDLFPGYLLAANSRHPKNVFVCSVCGGLTETDDRENPGLCSHCNAGLILDGQCKRGKCKCPGCGNKNSFPNAELGPPRHRLFAIEYHCPSCKSDHKGRFFKKPDARDIERVGEARQRWERMDPKFVPGDEIPSGDETNRLHRWGYRRYREMFNARQLVGLELSAQIIAAIPDERVRNALATNFSDLLRYQNMLCRYDTRALKSLDIFSVHGFPVGLIQCESNFLGIMEPGRHICVGSGGWANIIEKFKKAKAYCDNPFEVKHHGPKKRKQIVPIREEWIGDRLNGSRNDPVRKVSISCQDAASSCLPDNSLDAVFTDPPYFGNVQYAELMDFCYVWLRRLLGERFHAFAAVSTRNTEELTGNVDMGRDLGHFTEGLSAVFQRMAKALKPGAPLAFTYHHNHKEAYYPIAIAILDAGLTCSASLPCPAEMGASIHINKTGSSIIDTIFVCRSTGMMQRKWLASSPKEVAKIVEEDIACLRAGNVNPTPGDIRCVTFGHLIRLAIWSLRIDWDKNKPTSRRLETVAQWLQRFQEQGDIEAFVAMDEKTTTKDMPLFAVGENAADYGEEYADVSF; this is encoded by the coding sequence ATGATCGAAAAAAAGTTCGATATCCCATTTACCGCGGATCTGGCGCTAAGAGAAAAACAGATTCAGCAAAACTATCGTCCCGTCATCGCTGTGCACAAGTGGTTTGCCAGACGACCGGGCACCTTGTTTCGTAGTTTGCTGCTGTCCGAGTTTTCAGACGAACCGTTGTGTGAGGCGTATTACAAGTCGAACCGCTTCCCTGGATTAAGCATTGCCGATCCTTTCATGGGAGGTGGAATCCCGATACTCGAGGCCAATCGGATCGGCTGCGATGTTACCGGTTTCGACATCAACCCTATGTCCTGGTGGATTGTTAAACAGGAGATAGAGCACCTTAACCTTCCTAACTACAAGAAAGCTGCTGCGGACCTGCGGCGTGCACTAGAAACGGATATCGGGTATCTTTACCGCACGCGCTGTGAATTTTGCGGTTCGAATGATGCCCATGTAAAGTATTATTTATGGGTAAAAGTCGAAACCTGCAAAAAATGTGGGAAGGAGATCGACCTGTTTCCGGGATACCTCCTGGCCGCCAATTCAAGGCATCCGAAAAATGTATTTGTTTGCTCGGTTTGTGGCGGATTAACGGAAACAGACGACAGGGAAAATCCAGGCCTTTGCAGTCATTGCAATGCTGGCTTGATTCTTGACGGACAATGTAAGCGAGGAAAATGCAAATGCCCCGGATGCGGAAATAAGAACTCTTTTCCCAATGCCGAACTTGGCCCGCCTCGCCATCGTCTCTTTGCCATCGAATATCATTGTCCATCGTGCAAATCGGACCATAAAGGGCGATTTTTCAAGAAGCCGGATGCTCGGGACATCGAAAGGGTCGGCGAAGCGCGGCAAAGATGGGAGAGGATGGACCCAAAATTTGTTCCGGGGGACGAAATTCCCAGCGGAGACGAGACCAACAGGCTTCATCGATGGGGGTATCGTCGGTACCGGGAAATGTTCAACGCAAGGCAATTGGTTGGGCTGGAACTCTCGGCACAAATTATCGCCGCAATACCGGATGAACGGGTGCGCAATGCCTTGGCAACGAATTTCTCGGACTTGCTCCGCTACCAGAACATGTTGTGTCGCTATGATACGAGAGCACTGAAATCTCTGGATATATTCTCCGTCCACGGATTTCCGGTAGGCCTGATACAATGTGAGTCCAATTTTTTAGGGATCATGGAGCCTGGCCGTCATATTTGTGTGGGAAGCGGAGGTTGGGCCAACATCATTGAAAAATTCAAGAAAGCAAAAGCCTATTGCGACAACCCCTTTGAAGTCAAACATCATGGCCCTAAAAAAAGAAAACAAATCGTCCCAATTCGTGAGGAATGGATTGGCGACCGTCTCAATGGTTCGAGAAATGATCCTGTTCGGAAGGTCAGCATTTCGTGTCAAGACGCTGCTTCTTCCTGCTTGCCCGATAATTCGCTGGACGCCGTTTTCACTGATCCTCCCTACTTTGGCAACGTCCAATATGCGGAGTTAATGGATTTTTGTTACGTTTGGCTGAGGCGACTGCTTGGTGAACGTTTTCATGCATTTGCCGCTGTCTCGACCAGGAATACGGAAGAATTGACAGGTAATGTGGATATGGGGCGGGACTTGGGCCATTTCACCGAAGGCCTTTCCGCCGTATTTCAACGGATGGCCAAAGCGCTGAAACCGGGAGCGCCCCTTGCGTTCACCTACCATCACAATCACAAGGAAGCGTATTATCCCATTGCTATTGCAATTCTCGATGCAGGCTTGACTTGTTCGGCGTCGTTGCCTTGCCCTGCAGAAATGGGTGCATCCATCCACATCAACAAAACCGGCTCGTCCATTATCGACACAATATTCGTTTGCCGTTCGACAGGCATGATGCAACGGAAATGGCTGGCAAGTTCGCCGAAAGAGGTTGCCAAAATCGTTGAGGAAGACATTGCGTGTCTCAGAGCAGGAAATGTGAATCCAACTCCGGGCGACATTCGATGTGTTACTTTCGGTCATCTTATCCGTCTCGCGATATGGTCGCTGCGGATTGATTGGGATAAGAATAAGCCGACATCAAGACGATTAGAGACGGTTGCGCAATGGCTCCAGCGATTCCAGGAGCAAGGAGACATCGAAGCGTTTGTTGCGATGGATGAAAAAACAACAACGAAGGACATGCCTTTGTTTGCTGTCGGTGAGAATGCGGCAGACTATGGAGAAGAATATGCCGACGTTTCCTTTTGA
- a CDS encoding ABC transporter ATP-binding protein, producing MIRIEQLSVRLPNFSLGPVDLCVEEGEFFCLLGPTGSGKTLILESVVGLVRISHGRILVSERDVTGLPPERRGVGIVYQDCALFPHLSVEKNIHYGLRYHNGANSDGHARCRDLVERLGLTHLLNRSVTTLSGGEKQRVALARALATAPSVLLLDEPLAALDPCFREEIRELFRSLHSETGITVLMVTHDFTDAHTLAQRVAILHDGHIEQTGSAETVFRKPATTFVADFVGMQNVLPVHMESGILIVNGLNLAMPAENGKHRFAAVRPEHVHIQPKNPDTGEEGIPGRIRSIVNQGLFAELAVEACGVTVKAVMLTSSLVMMGFHQGDRVLLLIDPEDVHLI from the coding sequence ATGATCCGGATTGAACAACTCAGCGTCCGCCTGCCCAACTTCTCTTTGGGACCCGTGGATCTCTGCGTTGAAGAGGGAGAATTTTTCTGCCTGCTGGGCCCCACCGGATCTGGGAAAACCCTCATTCTGGAATCGGTGGTCGGTCTCGTCAGAATTTCCCACGGGCGGATTCTGGTCTCGGAACGGGACGTTACCGGGCTGCCCCCGGAACGCCGCGGTGTGGGCATCGTTTACCAGGATTGCGCCCTGTTCCCTCACCTGAGTGTCGAGAAAAACATCCATTACGGCCTGCGCTACCATAACGGCGCCAATTCGGACGGTCATGCCCGCTGCCGCGATCTCGTCGAGCGCCTGGGGCTGACCCATCTTTTGAACCGATCCGTGACAACCCTCAGCGGCGGCGAGAAGCAGCGGGTCGCGTTGGCGCGGGCGTTGGCTACGGCCCCCTCGGTCCTTTTGCTGGACGAACCCCTGGCGGCCCTGGATCCCTGTTTCCGGGAAGAGATTCGGGAGCTTTTCCGCAGTCTGCACAGCGAAACCGGGATCACCGTGCTGATGGTCACCCACGACTTCACCGATGCCCACACCCTTGCCCAGCGGGTGGCCATTCTTCACGACGGTCATATTGAACAGACCGGCAGCGCTGAAACAGTTTTCAGGAAGCCGGCTACAACATTTGTCGCCGATTTCGTGGGTATGCAGAACGTCCTCCCAGTCCATATGGAAAGCGGTATTCTGATCGTCAATGGCCTGAACCTGGCCATGCCGGCAGAAAACGGGAAACATCGCTTTGCCGCCGTCCGGCCGGAACATGTTCATATCCAACCGAAAAATCCCGATACTGGAGAAGAAGGCATCCCCGGCCGGATTCGTTCCATCGTCAACCAGGGCCTGTTTGCCGAACTGGCCGTCGAGGCCTGTGGCGTGACCGTCAAAGCGGTTATGCTGACCAGTTCCCTGGTGATGATGGGATTCCACCAGGGAGATCGGGTCCTTCTGCTCATCGATCCGGAAGACGTTCATCTGATATGA
- a CDS encoding FadR/GntR family transcriptional regulator: MTFETIRKSSAPEMVAEQIVAQISAGELQPGTQLPAQRDLARMLGVGRSSVREAINALVVMGYLEPQQGKGTFIKAVLPDANGGLEKLNAAFAAGSIFDLMEARELLECRSAALAAERADPGQIRMLKRVTANVEATDETYAAFLDADIRFHTAVADAAGNVVLCELTKLVLEKVVAHHKQLKTALLPTSYREVSIQTAERVVEAIEAGDGEAAARWMARHLGAIRDELKHIIG, encoded by the coding sequence ATGACCTTCGAAACCATCCGTAAAAGTTCGGCACCGGAAATGGTGGCCGAGCAGATCGTCGCCCAGATCAGCGCCGGCGAACTTCAACCCGGCACCCAACTGCCCGCCCAACGGGATCTGGCCCGCATGCTGGGGGTGGGGCGCTCGTCGGTTCGCGAAGCCATCAACGCCCTGGTGGTGATGGGCTATCTGGAGCCGCAGCAGGGCAAGGGGACCTTTATCAAGGCGGTGCTCCCCGATGCCAACGGGGGGCTGGAGAAGCTCAATGCCGCCTTTGCCGCCGGTTCCATCTTCGACCTGATGGAGGCACGCGAACTGCTGGAGTGCCGGTCGGCGGCTCTGGCCGCGGAACGGGCCGATCCCGGCCAAATCCGGATGTTGAAGCGTGTCACGGCCAACGTGGAGGCCACGGACGAAACCTACGCCGCTTTTCTCGATGCGGATATCCGCTTCCACACGGCGGTGGCCGATGCCGCCGGCAACGTGGTATTGTGCGAACTGACCAAGCTGGTTTTAGAAAAGGTCGTTGCCCATCATAAGCAACTGAAGACCGCTTTGCTGCCAACCTCTTACCGGGAAGTTTCCATTCAGACTGCCGAGCGGGTCGTGGAAGCCATCGAGGCCGGCGACGGCGAGGCTGCTGCCCGCTGGATGGCCCGGCATCTGGGGGCCATTCGGGATGAGTTGAAACATATTATCGGGTGA
- the wtpA gene encoding tungstate ABC transporter substrate-binding protein WtpA, whose product MRQSFSKRPMVSILFTVFLIAAVGILPAAAGEQVIIFHAGSLTVPLAKIEKDFEAANPGIDVLREAGGSTKMARMISELGKPADIMASADFKVIDKTLIPGHADWNIRFATNQLVLCYTDKSRDADKINADNWYEILAKKGVVWGHSDPNLDPCGYRSLMVLQLAEKFYNQPGLYDRLIANRPEKNVRPKSVELVSLLKTGNMDYAWEYLSVAVQHELKYVKLDDHINLGNYKYDKFYAQAQVKVTGKKPGTWITRTGQSCTYGITQVKNAPNPSGATRFLEYMLSADGGLKVLKEMGQPPFVPCRVPSQAVKDALPGNLGKLVEVRE is encoded by the coding sequence ATGCGCCAATCATTTTCAAAACGACCGATGGTTTCCATTCTGTTTACCGTTTTTCTGATCGCTGCAGTCGGCATCCTGCCCGCGGCTGCAGGGGAGCAGGTCATCATTTTTCACGCCGGCAGCCTGACCGTTCCGCTGGCCAAGATCGAAAAGGATTTCGAGGCGGCCAATCCCGGCATCGATGTCCTGCGCGAAGCCGGCGGCAGCACCAAGATGGCCCGCATGATTTCCGAACTGGGCAAGCCCGCCGACATCATGGCCTCGGCCGACTTCAAGGTGATTGACAAAACCCTGATTCCGGGACATGCGGATTGGAACATCCGTTTTGCCACCAACCAGCTTGTTCTGTGCTATACGGACAAGAGCCGCGATGCCGACAAAATCAATGCCGACAACTGGTACGAAATCCTGGCCAAGAAAGGGGTGGTCTGGGGGCATTCGGATCCAAACCTGGATCCCTGCGGGTACCGCAGCCTGATGGTCCTTCAACTGGCCGAGAAATTCTACAACCAGCCCGGATTGTACGACCGGCTGATCGCCAACCGGCCCGAAAAAAATGTGCGGCCCAAATCCGTCGAACTGGTTTCGCTGCTCAAGACCGGCAACATGGATTACGCCTGGGAATACCTCAGTGTGGCCGTGCAGCATGAATTGAAGTACGTCAAACTGGACGATCATATCAATCTGGGCAACTACAAATACGACAAGTTCTATGCGCAGGCCCAGGTGAAGGTCACCGGAAAGAAGCCCGGCACCTGGATCACCCGCACTGGTCAATCCTGCACCTATGGCATCACCCAGGTCAAGAACGCCCCCAATCCCAGCGGCGCGACCCGTTTTCTGGAGTACATGCTTTCCGCCGACGGCGGGCTGAAAGTACTTAAGGAGATGGGTCAGCCGCCATTCGTCCCCTGCCGGGTACCCTCCCAGGCCGTCAAGGATGCCCTCCCCGGCAACCTCGGCAAACTGGTGGAGGTCCGTGAGTAA